A DNA window from Aythya fuligula isolate bAytFul2 chromosome 4, bAytFul2.pri, whole genome shotgun sequence contains the following coding sequences:
- the FAM184B gene encoding protein FAM184B has translation MASGINKLHQPGTCNGSKALRSSSAEGCNKEIHMKMCKKIAQLTKVIYALNTKNDEHEASIQALRDAHEEEIQHILAETRETILQYKSKAEEEQLLRKHIQALEIAVEQHKRLKEEALAELTLCKQQVEERELRTEVQQAQMVLSTDTVDTNADFENKLLHLNQESEGLMNECKASRRQNLDRKEILDEKYNVKGQAVVNEMENLKSENQRAIKECTQKTSQLQASCEREKETLKKPMQQSTAVTKNCQQREMEQRKSSEAKEGFLLQQVKKLEADLEEKSQKINERKKHSQKLKERIQELQAQLEEFKRNSEHEIKQLEKEKEALTVKLQNSSLEVAQLKQILEQQANNFKESLKKHNLQSNKEKEKLLQDLQSTIKENQNVKLQLEASHQKVLKMLEKSKKQELKEAEERLKKEFNETFKIQHQSHRLEMQTLEEKAKKELHDELEQIQKQQTLLLGSLRMELSEQQTSCTNLKKQIEELQMELKSVRTLKKQQEGSSQSQIRSLHDELEKCQSEISELKKENLLLKDTMELLSAELESQKQEAAQLQDREKQLKRGNIETLIHHFVLNFVQYSSTFEMKLPLILTPLLVCQDIPKLQPPLYHVNRCTLQPSLESAIFLSHRLNELEEKTRKQESRPEDIQRISCLQDKLSEREELIKQLVEGRKFHHSLLANTESYRNRSFSFNPTQGCLTPSTKQKRPVEVPSRVVSVPNLASYAKSLLSCDLRSKRSAQITKSTSLDRSPSCLQVGSPPAQTSDSSAATRTHGNEPPQTKDNQTQDPQHQEWFTKYFSF, from the exons GTGATATATGCCTTGAACACTAAGAATGATGAGCATGAGGCTAGTATACAAGCTCTGAGAGATGCTCATGAAGAAGAAATTCAACACATTCTTGCTGAGACAAGGGAAACAATTCTCCAGtataaaagcaaagctgaagaaGAACAATTGCTGAGAAAACATATTCAAGCCCTTGAAATTGCAGTGGAACAACATAAGAGACTAAAGGAAGAAGCCTTGGCAGAGTTAACATTGTGCAAGCAGCAGGTGGAAGAGAGGGAACTGAGGACAGAAGTACAACAGGCACAGATGGTCCTTTCCACAGACACAGTAGATACTAATGcagactttgaaaacaaacttttacatttaaatCAGGAGTCTGAAGGACTGATGAATGAATGCAAAGCATCTAGGAGACAAAACTTagatagaaaagaaattttagatgaaaaataCAATGTGAAAGGACAAGCTGTAGTAAATGAGATGGAAAACCTGAAGAGTGAGAACCAGAGAGCAATTAAAGAATGTACTCAGAAAACAAGCCAGCTGCAAGCCTCCTGcgagagagaaaaagagacttTGAAAAAGCCTATGCAGCAATCCACAGCAGTAACAAAGAATTGTCAGCAAAGAGAAATGGAGCAAAGGAAGAGCTCGGAGGCTAAGGAAGGTTTTTTGCTGCAGCAAGTAAAGAAGCTGGAGGCAGACCTAGAGGAGAAAAGCCAGAAGATAAATGAGAGGAAGAAGCATTCCCAGAAGCTGAAAGAGAGAATACAG gAGCTCCAGGCACAGCTagaggaatttaaaagaaactctGAGCATGAAATAAAGCAActagagaaagagaaggaagccCTAACTGTGAAACTTCAAAACTCTTCACTTGAG GTGGCTCAACTGAAGCAAATATTAGAGCAACAAGCAAATAATTTCAAGGAGTCGCTGAAGAAGCATAATCTACAGtccaacaaagaaaaagagaagcttttGCAGGATCTTCAGAGCACCATTAAAGAAAACCAGAATGTTAAACTGCAACTGGAAGCATCACACcaaaaagtcttaaaaatgttggagaaaagcaaaaaacaggAACTCAAG GAGGCAGAAGAGCGTTTGAAAAAGGAGTTTAATGAGACTTTCAAAATCCAACATCAGTCGCATAGGCTGGAAATGCAAACcttggaagagaaagcaaagaaagaattaCATGATGAACTCGAGCAGATACAGAAGCAGCAAACTCTATTGCTAG GATCGCTAAGGATGGAACTTTCCGAGCAGCAGACATCATGCACTAATCtcaaaaaacaaatagaagagCTCCAAATGGAGCTGAAGAGTGTGAGGACACTGAAGAAGCAACAG GAAGGAAGTAGCCAGAGCCAGATCAGATCTCTTCATGATGAACTGGAAAAATGTCAGAGTGAAATTTCCGAGCTCAAGAAAGAGAATTTACTTTTGAAGGACACAATGGAACTACTCAGTGCTGAGTTGGAGTCACAGAAGCAAGAAGCTGCACAGCTTCAGGACAGGGAAAAACAGCTCAAAAG AGGTAATATAGAGACGTTGATTCATCATTTTGTACTTAATTTTGTTCAGTACAGCAGCACCTTTGAGATGAAGCTCCCGCTCATTCTCACTCCCTTGCTAGTTTGCCAGGATATTCCCAAACTGCAGCCCCCACTGTATCATGTAAATAGATGCACTTTGCAGCCCTCCTTGGAG TCTGCAATCTTTCTTTCACACAGACTTAATGAATtagaagaaaagacaagaaagcaGGAGTCCAGACCAGAAGATATACAACGTATAAGCTGTCTGCAAGATAAACTAAGTGAGAGAGAAGAGCTTATTAAGCAGCTTGTG gaaggaagaaaatttcacCATTCGCTTTTAGCCAACACTGAATCTTATAGGAATCGATCATTTTCTTTCAACCCTACTCAAGGATGCTTGACTCCTTCTACAAAG cagaagagacCAGTGGAGGTGCCCAGCCGTGTTGTCAGTGTTCCAAATTTAGCTTCCTATGCAAAGAGCCTTTTGAGCTGTGACTTGAGATCAAAAAGAAGTGCTCAAATAACAAAGTCTACGAGCTTAGACCGGAGTCCTAGCTGCCTCCAAGTGGGCTCTCCACCAGCACAGACCTCCGACAGCAGTGCTGCTACAAG GACACACGGCAATGAACCACCACAAACTAAAGACAACCAAACCCAAGACCCTCAGCATCAAGAATGgtttactaaatatttttcattttaa
- the MED28 gene encoding mediator of RNA polymerase II transcription subunit 28, translating to MAGALGAMFANQQPGPPPPPPPGPPGGPGPAGLIPPPPGPRNPNNTLVDELEASFEACFASLVSQDYVNGTDQEEIRTGVDQCIQKFLDVARQTECFFLQKRLQLSVQKPEQVIKEDVSELRNELQRKEALIQKHLSKLRHWQQVLEDISVQHKKPAEMPQGPLAYLEQASANIPAPMKQT from the exons ATGGCGGGCGCGCTGGGCGCCATGTTCGCCAACCAGCAGCCGGGgccgccgccaccaccgccgccgGGACCTCCCGGGGGACCCGGCCCTGCTGGCCTCATCCCGCCTCCGCCGGGGCCTCGCAACCCCAACAACACGCTCGTGGACGAGCTGGAAGCGTCCTTCGAG GCCTGCTTCGCCTCGCTGGTGAGCCAGGACTACGTGAACGGCACCGACCAGGAGGAGATCCGCACCG GTGTTGATCAGTGCATCCAGAAATTCCTGGATGTTGCAAGGCAAACCGAGtgttttttcctacaaaaaagACTGCAGCTGTCAGTCCAGAAACCAGAACAAGTAATTAAAGAG GATGTTTCAGAGTTAAGAAATgaattgcagagaaaagaagcattaaTTCAGAAGCATTTGAGTAAACTGCGACACTGGCAACAGGTCCTAGAAGACATCAGTGTGCAACacaaaaaacctgcagaaatgCCTCAGGGTCCATTAGCTTACCTAGAACAGGCGTCTGCTAATATTCCTGCTCCAATGAAGCAAACATGA